The following are encoded in a window of Salinibacter ruber DSM 13855 genomic DNA:
- a CDS encoding adenosylhomocysteinase, whose product MDHKEGHYKVRDLGLADEGRKRIEWAESRMPVLMELREEFADEKPFEGYKISGCLHVTKETAVLVETLQACGAEVAWSGCNPLSTQDDIAAALANGGTEIYAWHGLDTEDFYWCIERTIDTPPHLTLDDGADLIFTVHSDHPEMADHIIGGSEETTTGVHRLRAMDNDGELQYPVYAVNDAETKWDFDNVYGTGQSTIDGILRATSTMIAGKNFVIAGYGHCGRGVATRAKGMGANTIVTEVKPAKALKATLDGHQVMSMDEAAEKGDIFVTATGMKDVIRGRHFLKMKEGAIVANTGHYDVELNLEELAELSTDAREVRENNREYTMENGKRVYVLGDGRLVNLAAAEGHPSEVMDMSFANQFRAHLDLVQRHESDAMLEDKVYDIPQDMDDEIAEVKLRTMGIQIDALSDEQEHYATDYSAGT is encoded by the coding sequence ATGGATCACAAAGAAGGACACTACAAGGTACGCGACTTGGGCCTGGCCGACGAGGGCCGCAAGCGCATTGAATGGGCCGAGAGCCGGATGCCCGTGCTCATGGAGCTCCGTGAAGAGTTTGCCGACGAGAAGCCCTTCGAGGGCTACAAGATCAGCGGCTGCCTGCACGTGACGAAAGAGACCGCGGTGCTCGTTGAGACCCTGCAGGCCTGCGGCGCCGAGGTGGCCTGGAGCGGCTGTAACCCGCTCTCGACCCAGGACGACATCGCCGCCGCCCTCGCCAACGGCGGAACCGAAATCTACGCGTGGCACGGGCTCGACACCGAGGACTTTTACTGGTGCATCGAGCGGACGATCGACACGCCGCCGCACCTCACGCTCGACGACGGCGCGGACCTCATCTTTACCGTCCACTCCGACCATCCGGAGATGGCCGACCACATCATCGGCGGCTCCGAGGAGACCACGACGGGGGTGCATCGGCTCCGGGCGATGGACAACGACGGGGAGCTGCAGTATCCCGTGTACGCCGTCAACGACGCGGAGACGAAGTGGGACTTCGACAATGTGTACGGCACCGGCCAGTCGACGATCGACGGCATCCTGCGCGCAACCAGCACCATGATCGCGGGCAAGAACTTCGTGATCGCGGGCTACGGCCACTGCGGGCGGGGCGTGGCGACCCGTGCCAAGGGCATGGGTGCCAACACGATCGTGACGGAGGTCAAGCCGGCGAAGGCGTTGAAGGCGACCCTCGACGGCCATCAGGTGATGAGCATGGACGAGGCCGCCGAAAAGGGCGACATCTTCGTCACGGCCACCGGCATGAAGGACGTGATTCGGGGCCGTCACTTCCTGAAGATGAAGGAGGGGGCGATCGTCGCCAACACCGGCCACTACGACGTGGAGCTCAACCTGGAGGAGCTCGCCGAACTCTCCACCGACGCCCGCGAGGTCCGCGAAAACAACCGCGAGTACACGATGGAGAACGGCAAGCGCGTGTACGTGCTCGGCGACGGCCGCCTGGTGAACCTGGCCGCGGCGGAGGGCCACCCGAGCGAGGTCATGGACATGAGCTTCGCCAACCAGTTCCGCGCCCACCTCGACCTCGTCCAGCGCCACGAGTCCGACGCGATGCTGGAGGACAAGGTGTACGACATCCCGCAGGACATGGACGACGAGATTGCGGAGGTGAAGCTGCGCACGATGGGCATCCAGATTGATGCTCTCTCCGACGAGCAGGAGCACTACGCCACCGACTACTCGGCCGGAACGTAA
- a CDS encoding GHMP kinase codes for MSVTAHAPGSVTPIFVPRDGRSSLGISFATADGVTATVESARETLVYLDGRPAKVAPVRGLLERLGVTATVRLDTAVPIGCGFGASGAATLATALATNERMDLGHDREALLEAAHRAEVEAGTGLGDVFIQERGGLVWDLGDGLTHATRSTRIEYQSFGGITTAAVLGDEGTVEQVTDAGRAALSGIDPDGPIADLLEASWQFAQETGLATDRVAEAVASVRAVGGTATMAMIGETVVATGAEGGLDHDTHITPEGAALA; via the coding sequence ATGTCCGTTACCGCCCACGCCCCGGGGAGCGTCACGCCGATCTTCGTGCCGCGCGACGGCCGGTCGTCGCTCGGCATCAGCTTTGCCACGGCCGACGGCGTGACGGCGACCGTCGAGTCGGCCCGCGAGACGCTGGTTTACTTGGACGGCCGCCCCGCGAAGGTGGCGCCGGTGCGTGGGCTGCTCGAACGACTCGGCGTCACCGCCACGGTTCGCCTCGACACGGCGGTCCCCATCGGTTGCGGCTTCGGCGCCAGCGGGGCGGCCACGCTCGCCACGGCCCTGGCCACCAACGAGCGGATGGATCTCGGGCACGACCGCGAAGCACTCCTGGAGGCGGCTCACCGGGCGGAGGTGGAGGCGGGCACGGGCCTCGGGGACGTCTTCATCCAGGAGCGGGGCGGACTCGTGTGGGACCTGGGGGACGGCCTGACGCACGCCACGCGCAGCACGCGGATCGAGTACCAGAGCTTTGGGGGCATCACGACCGCCGCGGTGCTCGGGGACGAGGGCACCGTAGAGCAGGTGACCGACGCGGGCCGGGCCGCCCTGTCGGGCATCGATCCCGACGGGCCGATTGCAGACCTGCTCGAGGCGTCCTGGCAGTTTGCCCAGGAGACCGGCCTTGCCACCGACCGTGTGGCGGAGGCCGTCGCGTCGGTGCGGGCGGTGGGCGGCACGGCTACGATGGCGATGATCGGGGAAACGGTCGTCGCGACCGGGGCCGAGGGCGGGCTCGACCACGACACGCACATCACGCCGGAGGGCGCGGCCCTTGCATAG
- the ppsA gene encoding phosphoenolpyruvate synthase gives MPNATTPSRTASAIRWFETLDNEDISLVGGKNASLGEMIGALKDSGIRVPDGFATTADTYRRFLEANDLTEHIRAELDAWNAGEQSLNETGTTIRTRIRQGAFPEDVAEEIREGYRSLSAAYGADAADVAVRSSATAEDLPDASFAGQQESYLDVRGVTAVLTACKRCFASLFTDRALGYREKQGFDHLDVALSVGIQKMVRADKSGVLFTIDTETGFPDTSVINAAYGLGESVVKGIVNPDQYTVYTPFVEDETLSPILEKTQGDQAQKIVSTGEGGTTTMPTTEDEQSGFVLSDEEILALTRWGKIIEEHYDRPMDVEWARDRDSGDLFVVQARPETVQSQQAAGTLRTYRLTEEASPLVTGVGIGTSIVSGTTRVLDSVDEAERFEDGDILVTEMTDPDWGPILERAGGVVTNRGGRTSHAAIVSRELGIPAVIGSETATEALRDDQTVTLSCAHSDAGQVYEGELDYESEEIDLDALPDPDTRVMLNLASPSAALDWWKLPVEGVGLARMEYVINNIIKVHPLALVAFDEVEDKTAQRRIEKLTEGYDDKGEYFVDHLSRGIATIAAAQHPHPVIVRLSDFKTNEYADLIGGGGFEPEEANPMLGWRGASRYYSDAYEKGFALECRALKRVRDEMGFTNVVAMVPFCRTPEEADRVLDVMADHGLKRGTNGLEVYVMAEIPANIALADKFAERFDGFSIGTNDLTQLTLGVGRDAERLTHLFDERNAAVKRRIAELIEDAHAAGRPVGICGQAPSDYPEFAEFLVEAGIDSISVTPDSVPNVLRHVAQAEARAA, from the coding sequence ATGCCCAACGCCACGACGCCCTCCAGGACAGCCTCCGCGATCCGTTGGTTCGAGACGCTCGACAATGAAGACATCTCCTTGGTCGGTGGGAAGAATGCCTCCCTCGGTGAAATGATCGGGGCCCTGAAGGACTCCGGCATTCGTGTGCCCGACGGGTTTGCAACGACCGCCGACACCTACCGACGCTTTTTGGAGGCGAACGACCTCACGGAGCACATTCGGGCGGAGCTCGACGCCTGGAACGCAGGGGAGCAGTCCCTAAACGAGACGGGCACGACCATTCGCACACGAATCCGGCAGGGGGCCTTCCCCGAGGACGTGGCGGAGGAGATTCGGGAGGGCTACCGGTCCCTCAGTGCCGCCTACGGCGCCGACGCCGCAGACGTGGCCGTGCGGAGTAGCGCAACGGCTGAGGACCTGCCCGACGCCAGCTTCGCGGGCCAGCAGGAGAGCTACCTGGACGTGCGCGGGGTCACCGCCGTCCTCACGGCCTGCAAGCGGTGCTTTGCCTCCCTCTTCACCGACCGTGCCCTGGGCTACCGCGAGAAGCAGGGCTTCGACCACCTCGACGTCGCCCTGTCGGTGGGCATCCAGAAGATGGTGCGGGCGGACAAGTCGGGCGTCCTCTTCACGATCGACACCGAGACGGGCTTTCCCGACACGAGCGTCATCAACGCGGCGTATGGGCTTGGCGAGAGCGTCGTGAAGGGCATTGTCAACCCGGACCAGTACACCGTCTACACCCCCTTCGTGGAGGACGAGACCCTCTCTCCCATCCTGGAGAAGACCCAGGGCGACCAGGCCCAGAAGATCGTCTCCACGGGTGAGGGCGGCACGACCACGATGCCGACCACCGAGGACGAGCAGTCCGGCTTCGTGCTGTCCGACGAGGAGATCCTCGCACTCACCCGGTGGGGGAAAATCATCGAGGAGCACTACGACCGCCCGATGGACGTGGAGTGGGCCCGCGACCGGGACAGTGGCGACCTGTTCGTGGTGCAGGCCCGGCCCGAGACGGTGCAGTCCCAGCAGGCCGCAGGCACGCTCCGCACGTACCGGCTGACGGAGGAGGCATCGCCGTTGGTCACGGGCGTCGGCATCGGGACGTCCATCGTGTCGGGGACGACCCGCGTGCTCGACAGCGTCGACGAGGCCGAGCGGTTCGAAGACGGGGACATCCTCGTCACCGAAATGACGGACCCCGACTGGGGCCCCATTCTGGAGCGGGCCGGCGGTGTGGTCACGAACCGGGGGGGCCGCACGTCCCACGCCGCAATCGTGAGCCGGGAGCTCGGCATTCCGGCCGTCATCGGCTCCGAAACCGCCACGGAGGCGCTCCGGGACGACCAGACGGTGACCCTGTCGTGTGCCCACAGCGACGCCGGGCAGGTCTACGAGGGGGAGCTCGACTACGAGAGCGAGGAGATCGACCTCGACGCGCTCCCGGACCCCGACACCCGAGTGATGCTGAACCTGGCGAGCCCGTCCGCGGCGCTCGACTGGTGGAAGCTGCCGGTGGAGGGGGTCGGCCTCGCCCGCATGGAATACGTCATCAACAACATCATCAAGGTCCACCCGCTGGCGCTGGTGGCATTCGACGAGGTGGAGGACAAAACCGCTCAGCGTCGCATCGAGAAGCTCACCGAGGGGTACGACGACAAGGGGGAGTACTTCGTCGACCACCTTTCGCGGGGCATCGCCACGATTGCCGCCGCCCAGCACCCCCATCCGGTGATCGTCCGCCTCAGCGACTTCAAGACCAACGAGTACGCCGACCTCATCGGCGGAGGGGGCTTTGAGCCCGAGGAGGCAAACCCGATGCTCGGCTGGCGCGGTGCCTCCCGCTACTACAGCGACGCCTATGAGAAGGGCTTCGCGCTGGAGTGCCGCGCCCTCAAGCGCGTCCGGGACGAGATGGGTTTCACGAACGTGGTGGCGATGGTGCCCTTCTGCCGCACGCCGGAGGAGGCCGACCGGGTGCTTGACGTGATGGCCGACCACGGCCTGAAGCGCGGCACGAATGGACTGGAGGTGTACGTGATGGCCGAGATCCCGGCCAATATCGCCCTGGCCGACAAATTTGCGGAGCGGTTCGACGGCTTCTCCATCGGCACGAACGACCTGACACAGCTCACGCTGGGCGTGGGCCGGGACGCGGAGCGCCTCACCCACCTGTTCGACGAGCGGAACGCGGCGGTGAAGCGGCGGATCGCGGAACTGATTGAGGACGCCCATGCCGCCGGGCGCCCGGTAGGCATCTGCGGGCAGGCCCCCAGCGACTATCCCGAGTTTGCGGAGTTCCTGGTCGAAGCCGGCATCGACTCCATCTCCGTCACCCCCGACAGTGTCCCCAACGTCCTCCGGCACGTTGCTCAGGCAGAAGCCCGCGCCGCGTAG
- a CDS encoding KamA family radical SAM protein, producing MSSSPSRSGSVPRHKWTDWRWQMQNRIHSAEALRKWIRPTDDERAAIKRAGDAFRWNVTPYYAHLMAPDDPSCPVRRQAVPTMDEFGPDIVDELDPLDETGHEPVKNLIHNYEDRVAFCVTAECAIYCRYCLRKRMVGDAEYFMRTDEHQAAIDYIAAHDEIRDVLLTGGDPLTFNEANLEWLLSRLRAIDHVELIRFGSRMPVKLPYRITDDLCDLLAQYHPLWINTHFNHPKECTGDAAAAIGRLKDAGIPVGNQTVLLRGVNDDPDTMKALNEGLVRMRVRPYYLYQAQIIGGTGHLRTPIEVGMHIMRQLRGRTSGFAIPDYVLDTPHGKVPLNRSYVKGRAGDHVLMESYDGTLWAEPNPVPEGRDLPFRLPPVDLPPDVDTIPTNGSLEARPASA from the coding sequence ATGTCTTCTTCCCCATCCCGCTCGGGGTCTGTTCCTCGGCACAAGTGGACCGACTGGCGCTGGCAGATGCAAAACCGCATCCACAGTGCCGAGGCGCTTCGGAAGTGGATTCGCCCGACGGACGACGAGCGCGCGGCCATCAAGCGGGCCGGGGACGCGTTTCGGTGGAACGTGACCCCGTACTACGCCCACCTGATGGCCCCCGACGACCCGTCGTGCCCGGTGCGGCGCCAGGCCGTGCCCACGATGGACGAGTTCGGGCCCGACATCGTCGACGAGCTCGACCCCCTCGACGAGACCGGGCACGAGCCGGTCAAAAACCTGATTCACAACTACGAGGACCGGGTGGCCTTCTGCGTCACCGCCGAGTGCGCCATCTATTGCCGCTACTGCCTGCGCAAGCGGATGGTGGGGGACGCCGAGTACTTCATGCGCACCGATGAGCACCAGGCGGCGATCGACTACATCGCCGCCCACGACGAGATTCGCGACGTGCTACTCACGGGCGGCGACCCGCTCACCTTCAACGAGGCCAACCTGGAGTGGCTTCTCAGCAGGCTGCGGGCGATCGACCACGTAGAGCTCATCCGCTTTGGCTCCCGCATGCCGGTGAAGCTTCCGTACCGGATTACCGACGATCTCTGCGACCTTCTGGCCCAGTACCACCCGCTCTGGATCAACACCCACTTCAACCATCCGAAGGAGTGTACCGGCGATGCCGCCGCGGCCATCGGCCGCCTCAAGGACGCCGGCATCCCCGTGGGCAACCAGACGGTGCTCCTGCGGGGCGTGAACGACGACCCCGACACAATGAAAGCCCTCAACGAAGGGCTCGTCCGCATGCGGGTGCGCCCCTACTACCTCTACCAGGCACAGATTATTGGCGGCACCGGCCACCTGCGTACACCCATCGAGGTGGGCATGCACATCATGCGACAGCTCCGGGGACGAACGTCCGGGTTTGCGATTCCAGACTACGTCCTCGACACGCCCCACGGCAAAGTGCCCCTCAACCGCAGCTATGTGAAGGGCCGAGCCGGCGACCACGTGCTCATGGAGAGCTACGACGGGACGCTCTGGGCCGAGCCGAATCCGGTGCCCGAGGGCCGCGATCTCCCGTTCCGGCTCCCGCCGGTCGACCTGCCTCCCGACGTCGATACCATTCCGACGAACGGCTCGCTGGAGGCACGCCCTGCCAGCGCGTAG
- a CDS encoding alanyl-tRNA editing protein — protein MTELRYLPDSDDVTTFTASVTDATDDYIVLDGTYFYPEGGGQPADHGTLHWDGGSAPVVDVQKEHGAVRHYIDDREGERPEQGDEATGQIDEARRRTLRRMHTAQHVLSKVVLDVFGAQTAGNQIHTDRSRIDFEPADFSEEDVAVIEERTNTAIEQDLPVEKKEMERARAEEHTPEGRGLLNLIPDHVDPLRMVQIGDLDLCPCGGTHVDRTRDIGRIRITNRTSKGAEVDRIEFKLED, from the coding sequence ATGACTGAGCTGCGATACCTGCCCGACAGCGACGATGTCACCACCTTCACCGCAAGCGTGACGGACGCGACCGACGACTACATCGTCCTCGATGGCACTTATTTCTATCCGGAGGGGGGCGGGCAGCCTGCCGACCACGGCACGCTCCACTGGGACGGCGGCTCGGCCCCCGTGGTCGATGTGCAAAAAGAGCACGGCGCGGTGCGCCACTACATCGACGACCGGGAGGGCGAGCGTCCGGAGCAGGGCGACGAAGCAACCGGCCAGATCGACGAGGCGCGTCGCCGGACGCTGCGCCGCATGCACACCGCGCAGCACGTCCTGTCGAAGGTTGTGCTGGATGTGTTTGGGGCCCAGACGGCCGGCAATCAGATCCACACGGACCGCTCGCGCATTGACTTCGAGCCCGCCGACTTCTCCGAGGAGGACGTGGCGGTAATCGAGGAGCGGACCAACACGGCCATCGAGCAGGACCTGCCAGTCGAGAAAAAGGAAATGGAGCGTGCCCGGGCGGAGGAGCACACCCCGGAGGGCCGCGGGCTGCTCAACCTCATCCCCGACCACGTGGACCCGCTGCGGATGGTGCAGATCGGCGATCTCGACCTCTGCCCGTGCGGTGGCACGCACGTGGACCGCACCCGCGACATTGGGCGCATCCGCATCACCAACCGCACGTCGAAGGGCGCGGAGGTGGATCGGATCGAATTTAAGCTGGAGGACTGA
- a CDS encoding D-alanine--D-alanine ligase family protein: MRIGLLYDTFDAYSWADDDPPDADAEYEPEETVDTLAAAVEHLGHTPVRVGTAADLRDRLGEGLSLDAAINITEGAHSRNREAYVPILLEMAGVPCLGSDALTLSVTLDKAWTKDLVAAADIPTPPHRVYSAPEAVDADDLPGAFPLFVKPRYEGTSKGITPDSKVEDVAALRRAVDRITTTYDQDAVAEPFVAGGGEFTVAVVGHDPPEALPVLQRGVEPTTGLGLHALEHRGAPTADQDWEYELRGTLAPALEDRLQALSRRAFDTLDCRDFARADFRVDGDGTPWFLEINPLPTFKPDDTFAIVAELMGRDYVDYLAEVFGRGLRRLGLS; encoded by the coding sequence ATGCGCATCGGCCTCCTCTACGACACCTTCGACGCCTATTCGTGGGCCGACGACGACCCGCCGGACGCCGACGCCGAGTACGAGCCCGAAGAGACGGTCGACACCCTCGCGGCCGCCGTGGAGCACCTCGGGCACACCCCCGTCCGCGTCGGGACCGCGGCCGACCTGCGCGACCGGCTCGGGGAGGGACTGTCGCTCGACGCCGCGATCAACATCACGGAGGGGGCCCACAGCCGCAACCGGGAGGCCTACGTCCCGATTCTGCTGGAGATGGCCGGCGTCCCCTGCCTCGGCTCCGACGCCCTCACCCTCTCGGTGACGCTGGACAAGGCCTGGACGAAAGACCTCGTCGCGGCCGCCGACATCCCCACCCCGCCGCATCGGGTTTACAGCGCGCCCGAAGCCGTCGACGCAGACGACCTTCCGGGCGCTTTTCCCCTGTTCGTGAAGCCGCGCTACGAAGGGACGTCGAAGGGCATCACGCCCGACAGCAAGGTCGAGGACGTTGCGGCCCTGCGGCGCGCGGTGGACCGCATCACGACGACGTACGACCAGGACGCCGTGGCGGAGCCCTTCGTGGCGGGCGGCGGCGAGTTTACGGTGGCCGTCGTGGGGCACGACCCGCCCGAGGCGCTGCCCGTTCTCCAGCGCGGGGTGGAGCCGACGACAGGCCTCGGCCTGCACGCCCTGGAGCACCGCGGCGCCCCCACCGCCGATCAGGACTGGGAATACGAATTGCGGGGCACGCTCGCCCCCGCCCTCGAAGACCGCCTGCAGGCCCTCAGCCGCAGGGCCTTCGACACGCTCGACTGCCGCGACTTTGCCCGCGCAGATTTCCGGGTGGACGGCGACGGAACCCCCTGGTTTCTCGAAATCAACCCGCTGCCGACGTTTAAGCCCGACGATACCTTCGCGATCGTCGCCGAGCTCATGGGCCGCGACTACGTCGACTACCTCGCCGAGGTCTTCGGACGGGGGCTGCGGCGATTGGGACTCTCGTAA
- a CDS encoding DUF5615 family PIN-like protein encodes MRVLRDHNIPHELRRLFPKDHDVYTAQFLGWEDYEDDELLNAAMDNNFAVLVTMDMSLPYQRNIDAFSLGVVVLDVHPATPDVLTSRMDRLVEACSRAGSAREVVTLN; translated from the coding sequence GTGAGGGTTCTGCGTGACCACAACATTCCGCATGAGCTTCGTCGACTGTTCCCAAAAGACCACGATGTCTACACTGCCCAGTTTCTCGGCTGGGAAGACTACGAAGACGATGAGCTTCTGAATGCGGCCATGGACAACAATTTCGCAGTTTTGGTAACGATGGATATGAGCCTCCCTTACCAGCGGAATATCGATGCCTTTTCCCTCGGAGTGGTTGTTTTGGATGTCCATCCCGCAACCCCCGATGTCCTGACGTCTCGGATGGACCGCTTGGTTGAGGCCTGTTCACGGGCAGGGTCGGCCCGAGAGGTGGTCACGCTGAACTGA
- a CDS encoding Na+/H+ antiporter NhaC family protein codes for MPDAAEPDASITDVQESGSVAPESDEDPDGGTPWWRRWLVAALVLGGLGAAVYVAGDIPKTNGHYGFWSVLPPLIAIVLAFWLQEVVSALFIGIAAGGIIAGQVNIIDAFLLPAIGTEDFALILLVYLWALGGLIGLWTRTGGAIRFAEWAGEKMVTGPKTAKFFTWLMGLLFHQGGTISTVLTGATARPIGDQHDVSHEELSYVVDSTASPAATLIPFNVWPIYVGGLVAGTIPLIETSQEGIAFFFSSIWANFYALFAVALTLLFAWEVLPWVPSKKMRDATERARTTGKLDRDEATPLTSRELTEMNVPDDYTPGLVDFVGPIGTLLAVAILPYLYTYFYLGNTEDPTLLIAEAFVLAVLAGLGLALFKGMEFQEAIDGFIDGCKGVTIGAIILALAVSLKEVADAMGTAEYVVASVGEAIPPAVLPGLLVVLCLIIAFSTGTSWGTYAVVFPVALPLAWSVSQDPLFITLCFGAVVGGSVYGDQCSPISDTTVLSSLATGADLMDHVNTQLPLASVAGGLAIVLYTVLVVLLV; via the coding sequence ATGCCCGACGCCGCCGAGCCCGACGCCTCGATCACTGACGTGCAGGAATCCGGATCTGTTGCTCCCGAGTCCGACGAGGACCCTGATGGAGGGACGCCGTGGTGGCGGCGCTGGCTGGTGGCGGCGCTGGTGCTGGGGGGGCTCGGGGCGGCGGTCTACGTGGCCGGCGACATTCCCAAGACCAACGGCCACTACGGCTTCTGGTCGGTCCTGCCGCCGCTCATCGCCATCGTGCTGGCCTTCTGGCTGCAGGAGGTGGTGAGCGCCCTCTTCATTGGCATCGCGGCGGGCGGCATCATTGCGGGGCAGGTCAACATCATCGACGCGTTTCTGCTGCCGGCCATCGGGACGGAGGACTTTGCGCTGATCCTGCTGGTCTACCTGTGGGCGCTGGGCGGGCTCATCGGGCTCTGGACCCGGACGGGCGGGGCGATTCGGTTTGCGGAATGGGCGGGGGAGAAAATGGTGACCGGGCCCAAGACCGCCAAGTTTTTTACCTGGCTGATGGGGCTTCTCTTCCACCAGGGCGGCACCATTTCGACGGTCCTCACCGGGGCGACGGCCCGCCCGATCGGGGATCAGCACGACGTGTCGCATGAGGAGCTGTCGTACGTGGTCGACTCGACGGCGTCTCCCGCCGCCACCCTTATTCCGTTCAACGTGTGGCCGATCTACGTCGGCGGGCTGGTGGCGGGCACCATTCCGCTCATCGAGACGTCACAGGAGGGCATCGCGTTTTTCTTCTCGTCGATCTGGGCCAACTTCTACGCGCTCTTTGCGGTCGCCCTGACGCTTCTCTTCGCCTGGGAGGTGCTGCCGTGGGTCCCGAGCAAAAAGATGCGCGACGCCACCGAGCGGGCCCGCACGACCGGCAAGCTCGACCGGGACGAGGCCACGCCCCTCACCTCGCGGGAGCTGACGGAGATGAACGTGCCGGACGACTACACGCCCGGTCTCGTCGACTTCGTTGGGCCCATCGGGACGTTGCTGGCGGTCGCCATCCTGCCGTACCTGTACACCTACTTCTACCTCGGCAATACCGAGGACCCCACCCTTCTCATCGCCGAGGCGTTCGTGCTGGCGGTGCTGGCGGGGCTGGGCCTGGCGCTGTTCAAGGGAATGGAGTTTCAGGAGGCAATCGACGGGTTCATCGACGGCTGCAAGGGGGTCACCATCGGCGCCATCATCCTCGCGCTGGCGGTGTCGCTGAAGGAGGTGGCCGACGCCATGGGCACCGCCGAGTACGTGGTGGCCAGCGTCGGCGAGGCGATCCCGCCCGCCGTGCTCCCGGGCCTGCTGGTGGTCCTTTGTCTCATCATCGCCTTCTCCACCGGCACGTCGTGGGGCACCTACGCGGTCGTCTTCCCGGTGGCCCTGCCGCTGGCGTGGAGCGTCTCGCAGGACCCGCTCTTCATCACGCTTTGCTTCGGGGCGGTCGTGGGGGGAAGCGTCTACGGGGACCAGTGCTCGCCCATCTCGGACACCACGGTCCTCTCGTCACTGGCGACGGGGGCGGACCTGATGGACCACGTGAACACGCAGCTTCCCCTCGCGTCGGTCGCCGGCGGGCTGGCCATCGTCCTCTACACGGTCTTGGTTGTGCTCCTCGTATAG
- a CDS encoding DUF433 domain-containing protein encodes MVNDFIEVTPEKLGGTPVFRGTRIPVRVLFDYLEESYTVDAFLEQYEIDPNLVHGFIEALRDSFTTDRKAEV; translated from the coding sequence ATGGTAAATGACTTTATTGAGGTAACTCCTGAGAAGCTAGGGGGAACACCCGTGTTCCGGGGGACGCGGATTCCCGTGCGGGTTCTTTTCGATTATCTTGAGGAGAGCTACACGGTCGATGCTTTCCTCGAACAATATGAGATTGACCCCAATCTGGTGCATGGGTTCATCGAAGCACTTCGGGACTCATTTACGACAGACAGAAAGGCTGAAGTGTGA